The Dehalococcoidales bacterium sequence ACGAAAGTCGGCATCCAGAACATGAGCATATCCGGACACTGAAGAGTCTGTCCAAAAGGTCTCCCTGTAATTGCGAGGGCGAAGCTCGTGTCAATCTCTGAGATTGCTTCGCCTTCCGACTTCGTCGGAATGGTTTCGCAATGACACCGCCAACCAAAACCGAATAATACCCTATACATCAGAGATATTAACGCTGCTGACAGCCCGTTCATTTCCCGGCAACAAGCCCTTAGAGCTACGCCAGGGCCGGGAAACATGAATGATTACGTGTTTACACCGGCGGGAAGAGAGTTCTATATACCGCGCCGCTTCATGCCCTATTCTAAGAGCCACAGGGCACTTCAGGAGCGCCCCCTTTCTGCCCAATAGCCGCCTGGGCTGCTACCAGCTTGGCTACCGGTATGCGGAAAGGGCTGCAGCTTACATAGTTGACGCCGATATCATTAAGATAGCGGATTGACACTGGCTCACCAGCCTGCTCACCGCACACCCCGATTTCGATGTCTTTTCTTGCCCGTCTTGCCCAGAATATGGCCGTCTCCATCAGTTGGCCGACACCCTTAAAATCAAGTACCTCGAAGGGATTATCCGGCAGGATGCCCAGTTGCAGATAGGTAGAGAGGAATTTCTTCTCTACGTCTTCACGACTGAAGGAGAAGACTGCCTGGGTCAGGTCATTGGTGCCGAAGGAGAAGAAATCCACCTCGGTGGCAAGATTACCGGCCCTCATACAGGCCCTGACTGTCTCCATCATCACCCCTATCTTCATGTCGGATTCTTTGAGCAAGCTCTTGACCGCGAGCGCTTCCTGAGCGGCGACTACCTGCGGCACCAGTATCGAGACATCAACCGGTACCTCAGCTCGCGCCCGTTCTATGGCTTCAATCTGCATGCGATATATCTCGGGGTTGGTGACCGCCAGCCTGACGCCCCTGTGTCCTAACATCGGGTTGGTTTCTCTGAGTTCGATAATCCTTTGCAGCACGCGGGCATCTTTAACCTCTTCTTCGCGAGGTAGAAACTCGTGAAGAGGCAGGTCGAGGAGACGAATGATAATTGACTTTCCCTGTAGTTCCTTGAAAAGGTTGATGAAGTCCCTGACCTGCAGCGCGCGCAGATGTTCAATTGCCTCCGCCTGACCGGGCGGATTCTCGGCCAGTATGAACTCCCTTATCGCCGATAGTCCCTCCGGGGCATTGAACATCCGTTCCGTCCGGCACAGCCCGATGCCCTCAGCTCCGAAGAGTATCGCCTGGGCTATCATTTCCGGAGTGTCAGCGTTGGCTCGCACGCCGAGTCGTTTATAACCGTCAATCCAGTTCATAAGCTCCTGGAGCTCCGGACTGAGGCTTGCCTCCTCCAGCGGCAGAAACCCGAGGTAAAGACTGCCGGTAGTACCGTCTATAGTCACCTCATCACCTTCCCTGACTACCAGACCGTTCACGGCAAATGACCTATCCTTAAGGTCAATGTTGATTCCCTCGGCCCCGCATATGCACGGCTTACCCATGCCACGGGTGACAATAGCTGCGTGTGAAATAAGACCACCCTTCTGCGTCAATACGCCATTGGCCACCGCGATTCCTTGAATATCATCGGGGCTGGTTTCAGGACGCACCAGGATTACGGGAAGTCCCTTCCTAAACTCATCCAGGGCGGCGGCCGCATCCAGTGCGACCTTACCCCGGGCAGCCCCCGGCGCGGCATTAAGCCCCCTGGCAACCGGCTGATGCAGCACCGGCATCCTGAGCTGCTTATGAAGCATCCCTTGAATATCCTCAACGCTTATCCGCATGACGGCTTCTTCATGCGTTATGATGTTTTCCCTCACCATATCCACCACAATCTTTACCGCCGCCTGACCGCTTCTCTTGCCGGTTCTCGTCTGCAGGATATACAGCTTGCCTGACTCCACGGTAAACTCCATATCCTGCATCTCGCAGAAATGCGCCTCCAGCTTTCGGGCAATGCTCTCCAATTCGAAATAACATTCAGGCATCTCCGACCTTAGAGTCGCTATCGGCTGGGGGGTGCGCGCCCCTGACACCAGCTCCTCCCCTTGCGCCCCGATTATATACTCGCCGAAAAGACCGTTTTCGCCGGTGCTGGGATTCCGGCTGAAGACAACCCCGGTTCCTGATCGTTCATCCCTGTTGCCATAGACCATAGCCTGGACTACCGACGCCGTGCCCAGGGTTGGCGATATTTTGTTGATGCGGCGGTATTCCACGGCACGGAGGCTATCCCAGGACTCGAAGATACGCTTTATGGCGCTTTCCATGTGGTCTTTGTTGCTGATATTGAGAACGGTATCCATCATTCCCGGCATTGATACCGGGGCGGAAGAGCGCACGGATACCTCCAGTCCCTGCCCCAGTTTCTTACCGGCTTCTTCTTCAAGAGCCGCCAGAGCGCCTTCTATTGCCTCATCCGGCAGGAGACCGGTCTCCCCCCATCTCTTGTATGCCTCGATTGACACCACAAAACCGAGTGGGACCGGTAGCCCCAACCGCACCATCGTAACCAGGTTCGCTCCCTTGTTCCCCAGCTCAGATTTGTCCGTGAAGCCCTCACGCAGGGAATATACATAACTCATCTCACTCCCTCTTCCACATACAAAACTCCCGGCGCAGATGCCGGGCAGGCTAACATCAAGGGCATAACACCATCGAGAATTCCTGTCCGGATGCGCTGCCACCTGTTGTCAGTTCAACGCTTTGCACAGGCACCGCTATCCAGGCTTTTGCCTTTGACCAGCGCTATCTACCCGGTCTACAGGCTTGCCAGGAACTCTTTCCAAGGTGTGGCCAGCAGCGTCTCTGTTGACTCGTGCCCGGAGGTGCGGAGGATCATGACCGCTCTGGCCACCATCTCCGGGCTATCGGCTTCAACTATATCCACCACGTCAAAACGCCCCAATGTGCCATAGCTTTCCTTCCAGACGACACCGGGACATTCATTCTTGATCTTGGCCGAGACCCTTTCCGCCAGCTGCTTGAATTCCTTGGGGTCTTCAAGAGCCTGGGGAGAAACGCGGCTGAGGATTACATAAGTAGCCATGGCACTACCTCCTTTTTTGAGCACCTGTCCTGCTCTCAGTTTCCCGCTGAGTAACGAAAACAGCTCCCCATTTTCCCTTCATACATGTTTCAGATTATACAAAATGAGTCATCAACAAGTTATAAAATTGTCTCCGGAAATATTACAAATCTGTGACACTCCGGGGTGAGTAGCGGACAATCTTACCACTGCCTGATTTTTGACCCCCCGTCAATATGGAGCACACTGTATTATGGCCGCCAAAGACGCTCAGTATTTGAGGTCGAGACGATAAGCCATCACGGTCACCCCGGGCCTGGGGTAGAAGTCGAATTCCGGCGCACGCACAAATCCTATCCGTTCGTACATCCGGCGGGCAATGTCCATAAGTTCCGTAGTATGTAAGCCAATTGTAGTAATACCCTGCCGGCGGCAGCGGCGAACACACTCTTCCATGAGTGCGTGACCGATGCCCCGGTTCCGGTAGGCCGGGTGAGCGGCCAACAGGCGAATTCCTGCCCAACCTCCGGGCCACCCTTCCCCTGACGAGTCTGAGGCTCTGAGGTACAATGTGACGGTGCCCACCAGTCGTCCATCCAGTTCGGCAACAAGCAATTCGGCATTTTCCAGTCGACCCCGCACATCCACTATATCTTCCAGGTAAGTCTCCCAGACCCGTGACGGGATTGAACTCTGGTACTGCCGGTAGGCGTCTTTGAGCAACTGTGATACCTCATCCAGCTCATCGGGACAAGCGTCCCGTATGTGAAGGTGGTCATTGCTCCGGGTTGAATCATGGCTCATGTCGAAGTCATGCTTCATCCCAACCACACTTCAATAAATCCGCTGTGTGAAGAAGTAGTTCAGGTACTGGCGCAGGGCATTCATGGCTATTGGCTCCTGCTTCCAGTACTGGCTGACAACCCAGAGAGCAGACCCGAGGCCGGTCAGGAAGTGAGGGTCATAATCTCCTTGATAGAGGTCGCACACCCCTTTGACCAGATAACGCCCTATCCGCTGTCGACCTTTCGCCGAAGAAAGCATTCCCGCCAGACAGGAAAGTACCGGCATCTCAGTCTGTTTTGAGAACAGCTGATAGAAAGCATCATAATCAGTCACCGTTTCTTCCGGAGAAATCGAAAGACGCGTCTCGACGCTCTTGGTACCGATAAATTCAATCCAGCGGGCAATCATATGAGCGTATTCCGCCTGGCTCAGAAGATGCCGTACCCGCTCAATGGCATAGCGGGCAATCGTGTGGTGCAGGTTGACGATCCCGCTGCCACTGGTAGCTATCAACAGGTAGTGATCAAGACTTTCCTCTGTGGGAAGTCCTGCCGCCGTGTTCAGGGGAGGCGTGGTATGAAACTGACCCTTGCAGAAGTAATCAGCCAGCGCCGCCAGCGCCGGCCAGGGGTCAAGGTCAGAGCGCTCCATCATCTCCAGGAGGATGAAGGCGGTGCAGGATACGGAGTGACCCAGTGAGTGCCCCATGTATCCGCTACCCAGAAGCAATAGATTGCGGGATAACTCGGCTTCTCCCTGCTGTTCCAGGAAAGCGGAAAGAAAAGGCGTGACCCTTTCACGGTCACCGCCACGGATTGCGGCCTCTATTTCCGGAAAGGAAACGGACGAATTCCGGACAGCGCTTTTCGGTAGTTCTTCGGACTTGGGTCGCCTGGTATACTCCATTATTTCCAGCCGGACCAGAGCCGGAATATCATCTTCTGACAGGTAAGGCAGGAACTCCCGGCAAATCCGGTAAACCTTGGGCAAATGAGGGTTAATGAAGGGCGGGTTCAAGGCTCTCTGCACCAGCGGGAACAGGCCCAAATGGACCTCCCATGCCTGACCTCCATTGGTTATCTCATTCTTCACTAATGCCGATACCCCATCCAGGTCTGAATCATCCATTAGTCTTAATAACTGAGCTATCATTCTCTCCTCCTTCTTCCCCGAAAGTATAGACAACCCGACCGCAATCGCAAGCGTTGAGAGAGTTAAGCGGTGACCGGATGGACTGGTCACCGCTTAAAACACGCTCACGCACCGGAAACGCTGCACCGCTCTTGAGATTGAACCGAATTTTTACAACGTAGCTAACGAAGGTTTCTTAATTATAAAAATAATATTACAAATTTGCTTTCCCGCTGTAAATACGTGATTCTACGTATTTCCCGCTATCCTGTACCGGGCGGACTGTCCCTATTCTCACCAGCCTCGGCCATCCCCAAATATTAACCCGTGTATCTGAAGAAGTGGCGGGCCTCCCAACTAGTGTTTCTAACACTTCGTTAGTATGCCCGATAACCATACCGACGGGAGTCGGTATCCAGTTGGGGTGGGCACGGCTGGATTCCGAATGGAGTTTATCCCGTACCTGATACGGAGCCGGAATAGCATGAAATAGGTAAACTAATGCTATTTACAAAGCAAAACGAGATGCGGATATCCTGTCGGAACTGGAAAGTGTAGTGTCAGATGACCAGCATCGCATCGCCAAAGCTGTAGAAACGGTACTGCCGGGCAATAGCTTCCCGGTAAGCCTGATTGATCAAATCACTACCGGCAAAGGCGCTGACCAGCATCAGCAATGTTGAGCGGGGCAGGTGAAAATTGGTAATCAGGACGTCAGCCATGCGGAAACGGTGTCCCGGCACAATAAAGAGGTCCACCCAGCCGGAAAAAGGCGGTACTCCACCAGAGATACCGGTCTGCGCAGCCGCCTCGAGCAGCCTTACCGCAGTCGTGCCAACACAGATAATCCGCCGTCCTTCCGCTTTGGCGCGGGACAGCTCCTCCGCTACTTCCCGGCTGACTACTCCATACTCCCGGTGAATAGGATGCTCAAGAGGATTGTCCTCCCTGACCGGACGGAAGGTATCCAGCCCGATGTGCAGCGTGACAAAGAGACATCGCACGCCTTTACTCTGGATATCGCCGAGCAGTTCCGGGGTAAAATGCAGTCCGGCCGTAGGCGCCGCCGCACTGCCATCCATCCTGGCATAAACGGTCTGGTAACGCTCCGGGTCTTTCAGGGGGAGATGAATGTACGGCGGCAACGGGATTTTACCCAGTTCCGGCAGCCGTGCTTCGTCCGAAAACCTGATTAGCCTGGTACCCCCTTCCCCCGCACTGATTGCCTCAGCGGTAATCCTGACACCCGGCCGGTTACCATTCACACCAATTATCTCGATCCTGGCGCCGGGCTTAACCCGCTTAGCGGGTTTGGCCAGCGTCTCCCAGAGCCCAGGCTCAAGCTGCCGCAACAGTAAAACTTCCAGTTTGACGCCACTATCAACCTCTCTACCCTCCAGGCGGGCGGGAATCACCCGGCTGTCATTGAATACCATGACATCTCCAGCCCTTAAGAAGCCGGTTATTTCCGGAAAGGTGCGGTGCTCCACTGAACCGTCACGGCGGTCGAGGAGCATCAGCCTCGATCGGTCCCTGGGTTCAAGCGGGGTCTGGGCAATCAGTTCGGGCGGAAGATAATAGTCAAAATCAACAGTTCTCATGGCCACCGAATACCTGACAGGACACTAGGAACCCTCAAAGAAACGGCGAGGATTATCAACACAGAGCCTGTTCAGGGTCGCCTCGGCAACGCCCATCTCCCGCAGCTGGGGAAAGACCACTTCTTTCAGGTATAGATAGCCATAGGGATTACGCCTCTCCCGCTCGGCTTGCGGCGGCATCGGTGAAGCTTCGGCGATGACCCAGGCGTATGACCAGTCGTGGGAAGGGAGGAGACGTTCCTCGTATCCGGCATCAATTAGAGCCTTCATCGTCCTGGTACGCGCTTCCGGGCTGACGTTGCTTCCGGGGTAACGATCCAGGCCAAGATAGCACCCCTGCTCCAGAAGCCAGGTAAGGTATTCAACATCAGTGGTATCATTGGAATGGTCTACCTTTACCCTTCTCAGGTCAACACCCTCTTCCTTAAGAATGGCCAGTTGCTGCCTGCCCACCTGCCCGGGAGCATAGGAATGGAACATGATGGGGACACCGGTCTCAAGATGAGCACGTGCCGCGCCGCGCAGAACGGCCTCACCGTCCGGCGTTACGCCGGACATATCGCTGGCCGACTTGATAAGCCCGGCCGTGATATCTGTACCGGCGATGCCTTCCCGAATTTCACGGATGAAGGCGCGGGCAAAGCGGTCCGCCGAGACGCCGGAGAGCATACGGGGTATCTCCAGCCACCAGCCGGTAACGGCAATGACGTTGACTCCGCTTCGACGGGAAACCTCTGCCATCAGCCTGATATCCCGCCCCAGGTCAAGGGTGGTGGCATCAACGATGGTATCAACTCCCCCCTCTTTTGCCCGTTTCAGCCCGTCAGCAATACGGTCTATATAGTTGGTGGCGAACAGTTCAGCATAGTCCTGAGGGATACCGGCAGAAGCGACCACCGTGTGTTCATGCATCAGGGTAAAGCCGAGGCGGGAGGTATCCAGAGGCCCCAGCACGGAATTTAGCGTAGCCATAGCATCGAAGCTCCTTTCCGGTTGTAAATCGAGGACAAATTTGGTTCTGTTTGCATCTGGTTGGTTTTAATTTGTCATTGCGAGGAGCACGTTCGCTTCACTCAGTGTAAACTCCGCGACGTGGCAATCCGGGAGGCTAGGGATACCTTTCCCCCACCACACGGATTGCTTCGCCCTTAGGATGGTCTCGCAATGACGCGCCAACCAAAACCGGATAATACCACAAATTTAACTACCCGCCGAGAGTAGACAGGTGTTTAATCCTCTTGAGCATATTAGGATGAGTCGTAAAAAGCTCCATCATTTTATCGGCGGTACCAAGGCGCACCTGCTTCTGGCGGAGGTCAGCCAGCTCATTGAAGTCAATGGTGCCACTCATGTCCCGGTCAATCTGGGAAAGCTCTTTGACTTCATACCAGGCACGTGCCGGGTCACTAACAAAAAAGGCTCTGACCGTTTCCGCCTGCTTCAATTCCTTCGTGTTCCGGAAACGCGCATCGCTATAGACCAGCTTGTACAGGGCCGTCGCCATGTGGTGCGGCTCGCTCCCCAGCCGGACGCTGCCCAGGTCGGCGTAATACTCCCGTATCCGGGACCCATAAAGCACCAGCAGATTGGTAATAAAGTAAAGCAGGAAAGCCCCGAAACCGATTAGCGCCGCGTAACCGCCCCCCTCACGGCGCCCGCCCAGAGCCCCACCCCACATCAGGCTGAAGGCGAGCCAGTACAGTATCATCGGTATCACTGA is a genomic window containing:
- a CDS encoding putative PEP-binding protein translates to MSYVYSLREGFTDKSELGNKGANLVTMVRLGLPVPLGFVVSIEAYKRWGETGLLPDEAIEGALAALEEEAGKKLGQGLEVSVRSSAPVSMPGMMDTVLNISNKDHMESAIKRIFESWDSLRAVEYRRINKISPTLGTASVVQAMVYGNRDERSGTGVVFSRNPSTGENGLFGEYIIGAQGEELVSGARTPQPIATLRSEMPECYFELESIARKLEAHFCEMQDMEFTVESGKLYILQTRTGKRSGQAAVKIVVDMVRENIITHEEAVMRISVEDIQGMLHKQLRMPVLHQPVARGLNAAPGAARGKVALDAAAALDEFRKGLPVILVRPETSPDDIQGIAVANGVLTQKGGLISHAAIVTRGMGKPCICGAEGINIDLKDRSFAVNGLVVREGDEVTIDGTTGSLYLGFLPLEEASLSPELQELMNWIDGYKRLGVRANADTPEMIAQAILFGAEGIGLCRTERMFNAPEGLSAIREFILAENPPGQAEAIEHLRALQVRDFINLFKELQGKSIIIRLLDLPLHEFLPREEEVKDARVLQRIIELRETNPMLGHRGVRLAVTNPEIYRMQIEAIERARAEVPVDVSILVPQVVAAQEALAVKSLLKESDMKIGVMMETVRACMRAGNLATEVDFFSFGTNDLTQAVFSFSREDVEKKFLSTYLQLGILPDNPFEVLDFKGVGQLMETAIFWARRARKDIEIGVCGEQAGEPVSIRYLNDIGVNYVSCSPFRIPVAKLVAAQAAIGQKGGAPEVPCGS
- a CDS encoding GNAT family N-acetyltransferase, which encodes MKHDFDMSHDSTRSNDHLHIRDACPDELDEVSQLLKDAYRQYQSSIPSRVWETYLEDIVDVRGRLENAELLVAELDGRLVGTVTLYLRASDSSGEGWPGGWAGIRLLAAHPAYRNRGIGHALMEECVRRCRRQGITTIGLHTTELMDIARRMYERIGFVRAPEFDFYPRPGVTVMAYRLDLKY
- a CDS encoding GYD domain-containing protein — its product is MATYVILSRVSPQALEDPKEFKQLAERVSAKIKNECPGVVWKESYGTLGRFDVVDIVEADSPEMVARAVMILRTSGHESTETLLATPWKEFLASL
- the queA gene encoding tRNA preQ1(34) S-adenosylmethionine ribosyltransferase-isomerase QueA; translated protein: MRTVDFDYYLPPELIAQTPLEPRDRSRLMLLDRRDGSVEHRTFPEITGFLRAGDVMVFNDSRVIPARLEGREVDSGVKLEVLLLRQLEPGLWETLAKPAKRVKPGARIEIIGVNGNRPGVRITAEAISAGEGGTRLIRFSDEARLPELGKIPLPPYIHLPLKDPERYQTVYARMDGSAAAPTAGLHFTPELLGDIQSKGVRCLFVTLHIGLDTFRPVREDNPLEHPIHREYGVVSREVAEELSRAKAEGRRIICVGTTAVRLLEAAAQTGISGGVPPFSGWVDLFIVPGHRFRMADVLITNFHLPRSTLLMLVSAFAGSDLINQAYREAIARQYRFYSFGDAMLVI
- a CDS encoding zinc metalloprotease HtpX, whose product is MWLQTRMFLLVAALFAILYGVIVAVGTWMGAGSAVSYILLAVIFMGVQYLIGPSIVGWSMRIKWVSEKEAPELHRMVADLAQKAGLPKPRVGISQLNIPNAFAFGRTQRDGRVCVTRGIMNILSQDELKAVLGHEISHIKHRDMAIITLISVIPMILYWLAFSLMWGGALGGRREGGGYAALIGFGAFLLYFITNLLVLYGSRIREYYADLGSVRLGSEPHHMATALYKLVYSDARFRNTKELKQAETVRAFFVSDPARAWYEVKELSQIDRDMSGTIDFNELADLRQKQVRLGTADKMMELFTTHPNMLKRIKHLSTLGG